The Xiphophorus hellerii strain 12219 chromosome 5, Xiphophorus_hellerii-4.1, whole genome shotgun sequence genome window below encodes:
- the dctd gene encoding deoxycytidylate deaminase: protein MEENKLPDLLNGSATRKREDYLEWPEYFMAVAFLSAQRSKDPSSQVGACIVNQENKIVGIGYNGMPNGCDDDLLPWSRSADDRLNTKYPYVCHAELNAIMNKNSADVKGCTMYVALFPCNECAKLIIQAGLKEVVYLSDKYHDTPEMVASRKLLSMAGVQYRQFKPKRSEIVIDFNSINHRGNAGLCHQRGEQLNQADGERADSAAVSMNNS, encoded by the exons ATGGAAGAAAACAAGCTGCCGGACCTGCTGAATGG AAGTGCGACCCGGAAAAGGGAAGACTACCTGGAGTGGCCAGAGTATTTCATGGCTGTAGCCTTTCTGTCAGCACAAAGGAGCAAAGACCCAAGTTCACAG GTGGGCGCATGCATAGTGAATCAAGAGAATAAGATTGTTGGCATTGGTTACAACGGCATGCCCAATGGTTGTGATGACGACCTGTTGCCCTGGTCTCGTTCTGCTGATGACCGCCTCAACACCAAATACCCTTATG TGTGCCATGCAGAACTGAACGCCATCATGAACAAGAACAGCGCTGATGTGAAAGGATGCACAATGTATGTGGCTTTGTTCCCATGCAATGAATGTGCTAAACTCATCATCCAAGCAG GTCTTAAAGAAGTTGTGTATCTTTCGGACAAATACCACGATACGCCCGAGATGGTTGCTTCCAGAAAGCTGCTCAGCATGGCTGGAGTACAGTACAG GCAGTTCAAGCCCAAAAGGTCTGAGattgttattgattttaattCCATTAACCACCGGGGAAACGCCGGACTCTGCCACCAGCGAGGGGAGCAGCTGAACCAAGCAGACGGAGAAAGAGCAGATTCTGCCGCTGTTTCCATGAACAACTCCTGA
- the cep44 gene encoding centrosomal protein of 44 kDa isoform X2 yields the protein MLITVVSFTLTTFSPPFAEQLVAAGLELFGKTDLRFTDTLYKVLRDIFHYKPILTKEQFLQWGFSQRKISFICDIINLVLQRHKQLHKSKVRYPAKHNLRKKSHLTPTDADAASKIPFVEDHRRNPFHFANPAKGDTFSADNEGSTHHSEISPSGLSEIPTPDEEESKESFLFSSEVDRRLSALEANIHTLTSAFNKLDILEKRLKELEFKNENKNDEEVVMVPKESWENLMSRVVLLEAKLELRDVQLNASSPAEPLTSPHSSLSAVDSSQKDLKERLQRITSMMKETSSLLKNKESCTILSLTSDGGVTS from the exons ATGTTAATTACAGTGG TGAGCTTCACCCTCACCACATTCTCTCCACCTTTTGCTGAGCAACTTGTGGCAGCTGGACTGGAACTGTTCGGCAAAACCGACCTCAGATTCACTGACACACTTTATAAG GTTCTAAGAGATATCTTCCACTATAAGCCCATACTGACCAAGGAGCAGTTCCTCCAGTGGGGGTTTTCTCAGAGGAAAATCTCCTTCATCTGTGACATCATTAATCTGGTTCTGCAGAGACACAAGCAGCTCCACAAG tCCAAAGTGAGATATCCTGCTAAACACAATCTCAGAAAGAAAAGTCATCTGACACCCACTGATGCAGATGCT GCGTCCAAAATTCCGTTTGTGGAAGATCACAGAAGAAATCCTTTCCATTTCGCTAATCCAGCCAAAGGAGACACTTTTTCTGCTGATAATGAAGGCTCTACCCATCACTCTGAAATATCCCCCTCTGGTTTATCTGAAATCCCAACTCCAGATGAAGAGGAGTCAAAGGAgagctttttattt tCATCTGAGGTGGATAGAAGACTTTCGGCCCTGGAGGCTAATATACACACTCTTACGTCTGCATTCAACAAGCTGGATATTCTGGAAAAACGACTCAAGGAACTGGagttcaaaaatgaaaataag AATGATGAGGAAGTTGTTATGGTACCCAAAGAAAGTTGGGAAAACCTGATGAGCAGAGTGGTGTTACTGGAAGCTAAACTGGAGCTAAGGGATGTTCAG CTTAATGCTTCATCGCCAGCAGAGCCGCTCACCTCCCCCCATTCCTCCCTTTCAGCTGTCGATTCCTCACAG AAAGATCTAAAGGAAAGACTGCAGAGGATTACTAGCAT gATGAAGGAAACTTCTAGTCTGTTGAAGAATAAGGAGTCCTGCACCATCCTGAGTCTAACTTCTGACGGTGGAGTCACATCTTAG
- the cep44 gene encoding centrosomal protein of 44 kDa isoform X1 — protein sequence MLSAGNVQSCIRKLEGLLRVIKYPSDVNYSGLSKGDPSSFLPIVSFTLTTFSPPFAEQLVAAGLELFGKTDLRFTDTLYKVLRDIFHYKPILTKEQFLQWGFSQRKISFICDIINLVLQRHKQLHKSKVRYPAKHNLRKKSHLTPTDADAASKIPFVEDHRRNPFHFANPAKGDTFSADNEGSTHHSEISPSGLSEIPTPDEEESKESFLFSSEVDRRLSALEANIHTLTSAFNKLDILEKRLKELEFKNENKNDEEVVMVPKESWENLMSRVVLLEAKLELRDVQLNASSPAEPLTSPHSSLSAVDSSQKDLKERLQRITSMMKETSSLLKNKESCTILSLTSDGGVTS from the exons ATGCTTTCTGCAGGAAATGTTCAGAGTTGCATCAGGAAATTAGAAGGTCTACTGCGAGTGATTAAGTACCCATCAGATGTTAATTACAGTGG GCTTTCCAAAGGAGACCCCTCCTCTTTTCTCCCCATAGTGAGCTTCACCCTCACCACATTCTCTCCACCTTTTGCTGAGCAACTTGTGGCAGCTGGACTGGAACTGTTCGGCAAAACCGACCTCAGATTCACTGACACACTTTATAAG GTTCTAAGAGATATCTTCCACTATAAGCCCATACTGACCAAGGAGCAGTTCCTCCAGTGGGGGTTTTCTCAGAGGAAAATCTCCTTCATCTGTGACATCATTAATCTGGTTCTGCAGAGACACAAGCAGCTCCACAAG tCCAAAGTGAGATATCCTGCTAAACACAATCTCAGAAAGAAAAGTCATCTGACACCCACTGATGCAGATGCT GCGTCCAAAATTCCGTTTGTGGAAGATCACAGAAGAAATCCTTTCCATTTCGCTAATCCAGCCAAAGGAGACACTTTTTCTGCTGATAATGAAGGCTCTACCCATCACTCTGAAATATCCCCCTCTGGTTTATCTGAAATCCCAACTCCAGATGAAGAGGAGTCAAAGGAgagctttttattt tCATCTGAGGTGGATAGAAGACTTTCGGCCCTGGAGGCTAATATACACACTCTTACGTCTGCATTCAACAAGCTGGATATTCTGGAAAAACGACTCAAGGAACTGGagttcaaaaatgaaaataag AATGATGAGGAAGTTGTTATGGTACCCAAAGAAAGTTGGGAAAACCTGATGAGCAGAGTGGTGTTACTGGAAGCTAAACTGGAGCTAAGGGATGTTCAG CTTAATGCTTCATCGCCAGCAGAGCCGCTCACCTCCCCCCATTCCTCCCTTTCAGCTGTCGATTCCTCACAG AAAGATCTAAAGGAAAGACTGCAGAGGATTACTAGCAT gATGAAGGAAACTTCTAGTCTGTTGAAGAATAAGGAGTCCTGCACCATCCTGAGTCTAACTTCTGACGGTGGAGTCACATCTTAG